Within the Candidatus Atribacteria bacterium ADurb.Bin276 genome, the region CTTCCCGGAAGAAATATCTTGCATTTTCTCTGGGTAAAGGTTAATCTGTTGGAAAAAAGAGGGAGGGAACATTATTTGAAAATCTCTCACATTTTGGTACCAACTGATTTTTCCCCATTCTCTGATCTGGCAATTCAAAATGCGGCTTTCTTTTGCAAAGTTTTCGATGCCCAACTTACTTTAGCCCATGTCCTTACCTTGAGTGAAGTGAATGCACTCACCTCAGAACCTGGAAATCCCTGGGAAAACGTTATCCAAGCTATCCAAAACGATATGCAACAAGAATATAATAAAAACTCATCTGAATGCCAACTAGGAAAAAATCCAATTTTAGAAGTTCTGGTTGGAGAACCAGCCGAAGAAATCGTTAAGTTTGCCGAAGAAAACCAGGTTAACTTGATTATTATGGGGACTCACGGAAGAACTGGACTTGCCAGCATATTCTTGGGAAGTGTTACGGTTGATGTTATTAAAAAGACTTGTATTCCAGTTACGGTTATTAAGTGTCTATCGGCTCTTCATTGAGAAATAATGGTTACGGGGAGATTCCTATCTCCCCGTAGGAAGGAACTGCTTTTACTCAAATCTACGTTTTTCATCCTCAAAAATTACCTGATAATTGTTTGTCGGGATTAAAAACTCCTTCCGACCTAACTTTTCAAAAACTTGATCTAAAAATACCGGCTTGGCATGACGATAGATAACACCGGTGGGAATCTTGTCTCCCCACTCCAGAGATTTTTTAAACGCACCGACTTGATCTTCGGGATCATACTCTTCGGGAAGAGAATACACTCGGCTTTTATACCATCCAAAAGTATTGGTACGATTAAAAGTGACACAAGGTTGAAGAACGTCCACCAAAGAAAATCCCTTCCATTGGATGGCTTGTTTAAAAATTGACTTTAATTCTTTTTTATCACCGGTAAATCCACGAGCGACAAAGCTAGCTCCTTGAGATACAGCCAGAGCTAAGGGGTGGAAAGATTCGGAAACTGTTCCAAGAGGCTGGGTTTTGCTAACAAAACCAACCTCTGAAGTCGGAGAGGCTTGTCCTTTAGTCAAACCATAAACCTGATTATTATGAACAATGACTGTAATATTGGGGTTTCTTCGGATAGCATGGATAAGGTGGTTACCACCTTCACCATACATACAACCATCACCAGATTCAGCTATAACAGTAAGATCTGGATTTACTGATTGAATACCAAAAGCAACTGGAATTGAACGTCCATGCAGACCGTTAAAAACATTGGCTTGTACATAATGGGGAGCCTTGGCTGCTTGACCAATTCCTGAAACCAGCACCACTTGGCTTGGTTTTAAACCAAGCTCGGCCAAAGCTTCGGAAAGAGCAGTGAGTAAATTAAAATTTCCACAACCGGGACACCAAGCGATTTCTATCTGATTTCGAAAAGGAGATA harbors:
- the korB_2 gene encoding 2-oxoglutarate oxidoreductase subunit KorB, producing the protein MISPFRNQIEIAWCPGCGNFNLLTALSEALAELGLKPSQVVLVSGIGQAAKAPHYVQANVFNGLHGRSIPVAFGIQSVNPDLTVIAESGDGCMYGEGGNHLIHAIRRNPNITVIVHNNQVYGLTKGQASPTSEVGFVSKTQPLGTVSESFHPLALAVSQGASFVARGFTGDKKELKSIFKQAIQWKGFSLVDVLQPCVTFNRTNTFGWYKSRVYSLPEEYDPEDQVGAFKKSLEWGDKIPTGVIYRHAKPVFLDQVFEKLGRKEFLIPTNNYQVIFEDEKRRFE
- a CDS encoding universal stress protein UspE; translated protein: MKISHILVPTDFSPFSDLAIQNAAFFCKVFDAQLTLAHVLTLSEVNALTSEPGNPWENVIQAIQNDMQQEYNKNSSECQLGKNPILEVLVGEPAEEIVKFAEENQVNLIIMGTHGRTGLASIFLGSVTVDVIKKTCIPVTVIKCLSALH